The DNA segment TGGATCACGATCTTTCCTTCGGCCTTCGCATCATCCATGATAATCTCGCCGACGGACGGAACCACAATCGTACCGGAATAGGGGTTTTTGATGCTGTCCACATGCGACGTGATAACGGCGTTTACCTGGGATTTTTCAAAGCACAGATCCGTGTCTTCCATCTCACAGTCGATCAGCTTTAAGTTTTTGCAGTAACAGAACGGCTGCGTGCCGATGATTTTACAGTTGATGAGCGTCAGGCCGTCGGAATACCAGGCCAGGTACTCGCCCTTTACCACGCTGTTTCTCACCGTTACGTTTTCCGAGTGCCAGAAAGCGTCCTTTGTATCCAGAATACAGTCTTCAATATCCACATTTTTCGTGTACTGGAAAGAGTATTTCCCCTTAAACTCCACATTCCTCAGACGCATGTTTTCCCCGCGCATCAGGAAATACTCGCTCTCCGCCGTACAGCCGTCCATGGAAAGGTTTTTCACCGACCATCCGAACTCGGCAGACGCGATGTCACAGCCTGCCAGCGCGATATCGCTGCACTCCCTGAGCGCCTTGATTCCGT comes from the Eubacteriaceae bacterium Marseille-Q4139 genome and includes:
- a CDS encoding DUF3737 family protein, whose amino-acid sequence is MKLIENQTFDMERALYGSEELRLVNCAFDGPADGESALKECRNIELEKAFCNLRYPFWHDDGLKMKDSELTPLCRAALWYSDHVEISGTKLHGIKALRECSDIALAGCDIASAEFGWSVKNLSMDGCTAESEYFLMRGENMRLRNVEFKGKYSFQYTKNVDIEDCILDTKDAFWHSENVTVRNSVVKGEYLAWYSDGLTLINCKIIGTQPFCYCKNLKLIDCEMEDTDLCFEKSQVNAVITSHVDSIKNPYSGTIVVPSVGEIIMDDAKAEGKIVIQGTAEEKTA